A region from the Benincasa hispida cultivar B227 chromosome 10, ASM972705v1, whole genome shotgun sequence genome encodes:
- the LOC120088131 gene encoding mitogen-activated protein kinase 20-like isoform X2, with protein MQQDQGKKNSTEVEFFSDYGDASRYKIQEVIGKGSYGVVCSAIDTRTGDKVAIKKIHNIFEHISDAVRILREIKLLRLLRHPDIVEIKHIMLPPSRRDFKDIYVVFELMESDLHQVIKANDDLTREHYQFFLYQLLRALKYIHTANVYHRDLKPKNILANANCKLKICDFGLARVAFSDTPTTIFWTDYVATRWYRAPELCGSFFSKYTPAIDIWSIGCIFAEVLMGKPLFPGKNVVHQLDLMTDLLGTPSLDTISRVRNDKARRYLTTMRKKQPVPFSQKFPNADPLALRLLERLLAFDPKDRPTAEEALADPYFKGLAKIEREPSCQPITKMEFEFERRRVTKEDIQELIFREILEYHPQLLKDYMNGTERTNFLYPSAVDQFRKQFAHLEENGGKSAPVIPLDRKHVSLPRSTVVHSNPVYSKDQVNNIPLQDGKISEEAYGKNSRDSEGRLTNISRNMQAQQKIPFAKPGRVVGPVIADENGRLVKEPYDPRTLIRGAILPPAYHYHQKPIAGNQERSAAETKLDISLRAAKQSSQCGMASKLGSDIAISIDSNPFYMTRAGVNKVELKDQISIDANFLQAKAAQYGGLSATTATATSVAHRKVVAGQFSMTKMY; from the exons ATGCAGCAAGATCAAGGCAAAAAG AATTCAACCGAAGTGGAGTTCTTTTCTGATTATGGCGATGCCAGTAGATACAAAATTCAGGAAGTAATCGGGAAAGGAAGCTATGGGGTTGTCTGTTCTGCAATTGACACGCGCACCGGTGACAAGGTTGCAATAAAGAAGATACATAATATTTTTGAGCATATATCTGACGCGGTTAGAATTCTTCGTGAGATAAAGCTGCTTAGACTTCTTCGCCATCCTGatattgttgaaattaaacacatTATGCTGCCACCTTCAAGGAGGGATTTCAAAGACATCTACGTTGTTTTTGAGCTGATGGAATCGGATCTCCACCAAGTTATTAAAGCAAACGACGATCTGACTCGAGAACATTATCAGTTTTTCCTTTACCAACTTCTTCGTGCATTAAAATATATCCATACAG CTAATGTCTACCATCGTGATTTAAAACCAAAGAATATATTAGCAAATGCAAATTGTAAACTTAaaatttgtgattttggattggCAAGAGTTGCGTTCAGTGACACACCAACAACAATTTTCTGGACG GATTATGTTGCTACAAGATGGTATCGAGCTCCAGAGTTATGTGGTTCATTTTTCTCCAAG TATACACCTGCAATTGATATATGGAGTATTGGCTGCATATTTGCTGAAGTATTAATGGGGAAGCCACTTTTTCCTGGTAAAAATGTTGTTCATCAGCTCGATTTGATGACGGATCTCCTTGGAACTCCTTCATTAGATACAATCTCCAGG GTACGTAATGACAAGGCCAGAAGATATTTAACTACTATGAGGAAAAAGCAGCCGGTGCCATTTTCTCAAAAGTTCCCAAATGCAGATCCTTTAGCGCTGAGGCTATTAGAAAGATTGCTTGCTTTCGATCCAAAAGATAGACCAACTGCGGAAGAG GCACTGGCTGATCCATACTTCAAGGGATTGGCAAAAATTGAGAGGGAACCTTCCTGTCAGCCAATCACAAAGATGGAATTTGAATTTGAGAGGCGTAGGGTCACGAAAGAAGACATTCAAGAGCTAATCTTCCGGGAGATACTAGAATATCATCCTCAACTACTAAAAGACTACATGAATGGGACTGAGAGAACAAATTTTCTATATCCAAG TGCTGTGGACCAATTTAGAAAGCAGTTTGCACATCTGGAGGAAAATGGTGGTAAAAGTGCGCCAGTAATTCCTCTTGATAGAAAGCATGTATCGCTTCCAAG GTCAACAGTTGTACACTCGAACCCAGTCTATTCTAAGGACCAAGTAAACAATATACCCCTCCAAGATGGGAAGATCTCCGAAGAGGCATACGGCAAGAATTCTCGAGATAGTGAAGGCCGGCTAACAAATATATCGAGGAACATGCAGGCTCAACAAAAAATCCCTTTTG CTAAGCCTGGAAGAGTGGTTGGACCAGTTATAGCAGACGAGAATGGGAGGCTAGTGAAGGAACCATATGATCCAAGAACGTTGATCAGAGGTGCCATTCTTCCTCCCGCATATCACTACCACCAAAAACCCATTGCTGGAAATCAAGAAAGATCTGCAGCAGAAACGAAACTTGATATTTCTTTAAGGGCTGCTAAGCAATCATCCCAATGTGGCATGGCTTCCAAATTAGGATCAGATATAGCCATCAGCATCGACTCAAACCCCTTTTACATGACCCGTGCTGGAGTGAacaaggtcgaactcaaggaccaAATATCCATCGATGCAAACTTTCTACAGGCCAAAGCCGCCCAATATGGTGGACTTAGTGCAACAACAGCCACCGCTACATCGGTTGCTCACAGAAAGGTGGTTGCCGGTC
- the LOC120088131 gene encoding mitogen-activated protein kinase 20-like isoform X1, whose translation MQQDQGKKNSTEVEFFSDYGDASRYKIQEVIGKGSYGVVCSAIDTRTGDKVAIKKIHNIFEHISDAVRILREIKLLRLLRHPDIVEIKHIMLPPSRRDFKDIYVVFELMESDLHQVIKANDDLTREHYQFFLYQLLRALKYIHTANVYHRDLKPKNILANANCKLKICDFGLARVAFSDTPTTIFWTDYVATRWYRAPELCGSFFSKYTPAIDIWSIGCIFAEVLMGKPLFPGKNVVHQLDLMTDLLGTPSLDTISRVRNDKARRYLTTMRKKQPVPFSQKFPNADPLALRLLERLLAFDPKDRPTAEEALADPYFKGLAKIEREPSCQPITKMEFEFERRRVTKEDIQELIFREILEYHPQLLKDYMNGTERTNFLYPSAVDQFRKQFAHLEENGGKSAPVIPLDRKHVSLPRSTVVHSNPVYSKDQVNNIPLQDGKISEEAYGKNSRDSEGRLTNISRNMQAQQKIPFAAKPGRVVGPVIADENGRLVKEPYDPRTLIRGAILPPAYHYHQKPIAGNQERSAAETKLDISLRAAKQSSQCGMASKLGSDIAISIDSNPFYMTRAGVNKVELKDQISIDANFLQAKAAQYGGLSATTATATSVAHRKVVAGQFSMTKMY comes from the exons ATGCAGCAAGATCAAGGCAAAAAG AATTCAACCGAAGTGGAGTTCTTTTCTGATTATGGCGATGCCAGTAGATACAAAATTCAGGAAGTAATCGGGAAAGGAAGCTATGGGGTTGTCTGTTCTGCAATTGACACGCGCACCGGTGACAAGGTTGCAATAAAGAAGATACATAATATTTTTGAGCATATATCTGACGCGGTTAGAATTCTTCGTGAGATAAAGCTGCTTAGACTTCTTCGCCATCCTGatattgttgaaattaaacacatTATGCTGCCACCTTCAAGGAGGGATTTCAAAGACATCTACGTTGTTTTTGAGCTGATGGAATCGGATCTCCACCAAGTTATTAAAGCAAACGACGATCTGACTCGAGAACATTATCAGTTTTTCCTTTACCAACTTCTTCGTGCATTAAAATATATCCATACAG CTAATGTCTACCATCGTGATTTAAAACCAAAGAATATATTAGCAAATGCAAATTGTAAACTTAaaatttgtgattttggattggCAAGAGTTGCGTTCAGTGACACACCAACAACAATTTTCTGGACG GATTATGTTGCTACAAGATGGTATCGAGCTCCAGAGTTATGTGGTTCATTTTTCTCCAAG TATACACCTGCAATTGATATATGGAGTATTGGCTGCATATTTGCTGAAGTATTAATGGGGAAGCCACTTTTTCCTGGTAAAAATGTTGTTCATCAGCTCGATTTGATGACGGATCTCCTTGGAACTCCTTCATTAGATACAATCTCCAGG GTACGTAATGACAAGGCCAGAAGATATTTAACTACTATGAGGAAAAAGCAGCCGGTGCCATTTTCTCAAAAGTTCCCAAATGCAGATCCTTTAGCGCTGAGGCTATTAGAAAGATTGCTTGCTTTCGATCCAAAAGATAGACCAACTGCGGAAGAG GCACTGGCTGATCCATACTTCAAGGGATTGGCAAAAATTGAGAGGGAACCTTCCTGTCAGCCAATCACAAAGATGGAATTTGAATTTGAGAGGCGTAGGGTCACGAAAGAAGACATTCAAGAGCTAATCTTCCGGGAGATACTAGAATATCATCCTCAACTACTAAAAGACTACATGAATGGGACTGAGAGAACAAATTTTCTATATCCAAG TGCTGTGGACCAATTTAGAAAGCAGTTTGCACATCTGGAGGAAAATGGTGGTAAAAGTGCGCCAGTAATTCCTCTTGATAGAAAGCATGTATCGCTTCCAAG GTCAACAGTTGTACACTCGAACCCAGTCTATTCTAAGGACCAAGTAAACAATATACCCCTCCAAGATGGGAAGATCTCCGAAGAGGCATACGGCAAGAATTCTCGAGATAGTGAAGGCCGGCTAACAAATATATCGAGGAACATGCAGGCTCAACAAAAAATCCCTTTTG CAGCTAAGCCTGGAAGAGTGGTTGGACCAGTTATAGCAGACGAGAATGGGAGGCTAGTGAAGGAACCATATGATCCAAGAACGTTGATCAGAGGTGCCATTCTTCCTCCCGCATATCACTACCACCAAAAACCCATTGCTGGAAATCAAGAAAGATCTGCAGCAGAAACGAAACTTGATATTTCTTTAAGGGCTGCTAAGCAATCATCCCAATGTGGCATGGCTTCCAAATTAGGATCAGATATAGCCATCAGCATCGACTCAAACCCCTTTTACATGACCCGTGCTGGAGTGAacaaggtcgaactcaaggaccaAATATCCATCGATGCAAACTTTCTACAGGCCAAAGCCGCCCAATATGGTGGACTTAGTGCAACAACAGCCACCGCTACATCGGTTGCTCACAGAAAGGTGGTTGCCGGTC